GGGTCACAGTTGTTATGCCAGAAATCATTTGAAGTGGATTGTAATGCAAAGGAATTTGTGTTGCATGTCTGATTTCATAACCGGTTTTAAGTTCCATTTAAATTGTTGTACAACACTGAATTTAATGATGGTCattatgcattctgagatggAAATAGAAAACCGAGTATCTTTACatcaagacctgctgttttgattttattacttAATTAGACCTGGGGAAGCAGAGGTTTTTACTGTGTACAggtgcattcattcattcatttatttatttttctgaattCACATAAATTCATCCCGATATCAAttctcaaaaaaaagaaacacaacacCCCAGTAACACACTTGTTACTTAATCTTGTATCATCGTGAATATTGTTATGTATGAATTGCTAGAGAAtaattttctgtgttttttcccTTGTGCCTCTAGGGTGAATCAGTGAAATATTTCCTGGACAGTTTGGATAGAATTGGACAGCCGGTAAATCCTATTGACTTTAAAATTGAACAATACACTGTAGTTGAAGAGGATAATGTATACGAACTAAAGATGTTTCTATATgcttatgatttattattttggtaATGGAttgtttaaaagatttattttattttattttttacttgtaGGATTACCTACCAACACAACAGGACATACTTCTGGCACGAAAGCCTACTAAGGGCATCCATGAGTATGACTTTGAGATCAAGAACGTTCCATTCAAGATGGTGGATGTGGGCGGGCAGCGGTCAGAGCGTCGACGATGGTTCGAGTGCTTCGACTGTGTCACTTCTGTGCTCTTCCTGGCGTCATGTAGCGAGTTTGACCAGGTTCTTATGGAGGACCGTGAGACCAACAGGCTCATGGAGTCGCTCAACATATTCGACACCATCGTCAACAACCGTGTGTTTTCTAAAGCATCCATCATTCTTTTCCTCAATAAGACAGACCTGCTGGAGGAGAAAGTAAAGACTGTGTCTATCATTGACTATTTCCCCGATTTCACCGGCGAGCCCCATAATTTGGCTGATGTACAGAAGTTCCTGGTGGAATGCTTCCGTGGTAAGCGGCGTGAGCAGCAGGTGAAACCCTTCTACCATCACTTTACCACGGCCATTAACACCGAGAATATCCGCCTCGTCTTCCGAGATGTCAAAGACACAATCCTGCATGAAAATTTGAAGCAGCTTATGTTACAATGAGAGACATGCCATAATGCTTAAGTTCATTCCACTTTTAATGAGGTTTTAATTCTAGTGCAAGTGATTTCAGTAAAGACCCTGAACAAAACACCTGTATGCAGATTGTTCCCCTCACAGATAAGactaatgttttccttttgggttttttttttttttgttttttgttttttttttaatcccagtTTCAATTTCCCTTTCAATCCATTTAGCTGAGTCACTTGGCTGTTTTACTGCTGTCATTGCCACTCCACTTTAAAAGTTTTATAGAAAACATCCAGCAGAggatgggatttgaactcatgatattctgatcagaagtccagtATCTTAGCCACTGAGTTACCACTACTACTGTTGGACCCATTTATACGAAATATTTAATTTCCCTAACCTTTGCTTacttaaaaaattaatttaaaagaatttgTCTTTTGTGTATTTCAGGTCTGGAGATGCCTTAAAGCAAAGTGGTAAATGTTATTAGTCACACTCCAAGATGCATGATAACTGCTGAGACTCAGGGGCTGTAAATATGCATTCCAGACACGTTATTAGTGAGTAGCCTTCCCTGATTGGGATTAGACCCCTTTTCACCATTTCAGGATTCAGCAAGTCCTGTTATAtcccacttaaaaaaaaaagaaaaaaaagaaagaaaaaaaaaaaaaaacaacaaaacaccgTATCAGTGCACTCGGATTATGCAGAAAATGTAGTGACCCTTTTCTTAAGGTACCTGTGTATGTAGTACTATTGTCTTTGTTCCTTATTAAAAGGTAAAGACTcttaaataatgttttctttgttataCAGAATTGATATTGTATAGATCCcttgtgggttttttatttttattttttttaaattaaaccatTGTCTGGTGATCTTTCACTTTCGCCTTACCATTTAAAGTGAAGTGTAGCCAGCGTTGTGTATGAAAACCTTCATACGGtggtttattataattaatgttcCAACAAAAAAGATAACTGTGTACATATGAATTCAATGCAGAAGTTAAATTGCCCTTATGCCCTAGCTAATGATTAGGCTCATGTGAGCAATTTTCAGGGTTTGTGGTGTGTGGGgatttatattttccttttctttttttcatgagGTATATTTTGCTTCCAACATGGACTAAAACATTCAGTTTTCTCCTCAAACTGAAATACTCAAGACAATTTTGTGCACTATGTAATTAATATCTCAGGTGTATTTCACAGTTTGTCTTGGTTCACTGACTGATTCAGGCAGTGACAAAGATGGTCTCATAAGAATGAGCTTTACATCTTATGTTTGATTCTGCCAAGTGACTTCATAAGAGAATTCTGGCCATTTGTAGTGTGTAACCAGTTGTATGCATATTTAAATTATGTTCTTTGTTCTAAGCCTAGTTTTATTCACCATCCTGTAATCGGACTTGTGATCTGATATTTCATGAAAACTGGGATCGGTGTTCAAGCTCACCAACAGAATTTGCTTTAGTTCAGATATGATCCTTGTACAGTATCAATTTAATAGTTTTCAGTCTTTTTTGTATAACTTTCTTTGGACCATTAAATCAAACTATTTTACAAAGATATTCatttttgttggtgttttttatCTACTTTAAATTGTAGATATTTAAATCAAGATACAATTTAACTACATATACAGGTGAATCTCAATTTGAGTATCATGGAAAAGTGAactttttctgtaatttaattcaaaaagtggaactttaatatattcAAGCTTTGTTAGACGTAAAGTGAACTATTTCAAGccttaaagattaaaaaaaaaaaataaaaaaaaaattatggcttacagctcatggaaatcaaaaaatccagtgtctcaaaatattacaataaagaatttacaatacagaaatgtcaacctgggaagagctctaatcagttaattaactcaaaacacctgcaaagttttcctgagcctttaatctcagTCTGTTTcggtacacaaccacaatcatggggaagatgaaagtaaattttgcatttcatttggaaatcaaggtcccagaatccaagttgcttgaagtccagtgtgaagtttccaaagtcagtgatgatttggggtgccatttcatctgctggtgttggtccactgtattttctcaagtcgagagtcaatgcagcgtctaccaggagattttagagcaatTCATACTTCCATCTGCtaacaagctttatggagatgctgatttccttttccagcaggacttagCACCTGCCCAcggtgccaaaactactagtaactggtttactgagcgtggtattactgtgcttgattggccagccaacccGCCTGACCTGAACCACATGGAAAatctgagagacaccagacccaataatacagacgagctgaaggtcgctatcaaagcaacctgggcttccagaacacctcagcagtgccacaggctgattgcctccatgccatgccgcattaatgcagtaattcatgcaaaaggaggtccgaccaagtattgagtgcataaattaacatacttttcagaaggttgacatttctttattctaatattttgagatactggatttttgatttccatgagctgtaagccgtaatcatcaagattaaaacaaaaaagggatgaaacatttcactttgtgtaatgaaactagaatatatgaaaggtccccttttttaattaaattatggggggaaattaactttttcatgatgttctaattttttgagatgcatctGTAGGcttttctattgttgttgttgttgttgttattattattattattattattattattattattattattattattattattatttaaagcagTAGGGTGGTGCAGGTGGGGTTGCTACTTCACAGCCCCAGGGCCCTGGGTTCAGTCTGAGATCAGGTTAGTGTCTACCTGGAGTTTGTGTGTATGGTCTTCCCATGtcagtgtgggtttcctcctggttctccaGTTTGCTCCCCACataccaaaaacatgccagtaggtagaGTGAGTAAGATAAATTGCCTCCAGGTGTgaatatttgtgtgtgcatggtgccctgtgataaACAGGTAGCACATCCAGAGTATTCCCCTCTCAGGGTCTGTgttcctggtataggctccaaaTCCGCCTcaaacctgaccaggataaagcatttactgaaagtgagtgaacATTATTTGTATAGCAAAATACAGTGTGATgtgaaaactgaaataaaaggtcatcaaaaataataaaacaaaagtgtatgaataatttatatatatatatatatatatatatatatatatatatatatatatatatatatatatatatatatatataattatatataataaatatatcaaatatatatatataatatatataaatatatataaattattcatACACTTTTGTTATATAAAATAGTATAAGACAAATAACAAAAGCTAAAGGGGGGGTGTGGAGTTGGGCTATTTTTAATAAATCGGTTACAGGAGACAACTCCAAGGTGTGCTGCCTGTTGAAACTTTTGATCCATTATTGAATATTCTATTAAAATACCTTTGATCATCCTTTAATCAATTGTCGGATTTGAGACATCTTGAAAAGAGGATTATGAAAAGACGTCTTTGTGTGCACGCTCGCGCAGAGAGAGGAGTAAAAATACTTTCACTTTTGTTTATACAGCATAAGATACGTCACCTTTTTCAAACTTTAAGGGGATCTCACTGTTTCACTGATCCCTGGGCTCTGAAATTCGCAAAAGGATTGTTGTTTTCCTgaatataaattatttacaatgcATAATTAAGTGTACTGAAAGATCAGTTATGCGCTATAAGCACCGAATATATCGCGTgagaacttttattttgaagatGGTTCCCAACACGGAAGACTTCTGACAAAATGTACAACAGCCAGCACACGTGACTTTCATGGTACTGACGTCAAAGCCTACATGTGGCGGAGTATTGTTTTGACATACTGTTTATGTGATGTGGGTTTTCTCGCGACTTTCGTGACAGTTTGAatactgaatattttatttaaactccAGAGCGAATCTGGTTTTCTTTGACAGGTCTGTCCATTGGCATGTTATTAATTTATTGGCAAATGAAGTTCTGATATCACTGTAGGGAAAGTCCAATAGATATAtgctttatttatatgatttatataCATGTTTTCTGTGCATATTGTTTTCATTGGCTGTTCTTGTTATGCAGGTCACTATCTACGCTTCCACCAAAAACTGCAGAGAGCAATTCACACTTCAACAACATGTTACGTTAAAGATTATTATCAGAACTGTGGTAAGACGTGTGTGTCAACATGGATGAACGGAAATGTTTCCGGAAGtcgtaaaatgtttttttttttttttagaaaccgGAAAGTGTAGAAACGGGCGGGATAAGAGATGACTGTTTGCGACCTATATTAGCATACAAGTTTCTCCAGTCCAGTCCTGGGGATCCTGCACATTTGCAAGGTTTCCTTGCTACCAACACACATAACCCAACTCATGACTGATATGAGAAACCTGATTAGCTGAATCTAGTGTCTTTAGGAGTTAGGAAGGCATAAACTATGCAGAACCCATGTGTTAGACCTCAGTTGATGTGTGTATGGAAGTGTTGCTTCATGAATTTGTAACTAGTGTCTTGTTGCATTTGCAGAAGTTTCATCACTAGATCTTGAAGGTCTTCGGCTCACTAGCATAGAACCGTTACTGCGGAGATAACACAGTCCAGATGCAGTGCCTAGAACACCCTGTGGAGAAACTGCGCTCAGTTCTCCTCTCCACTCGTAAGGATCTCATCGAGGCGTATgagcagtacagcagagagGAAAAGTGTTTTCTTGATGCGGGTCTCCTCCCTGGCAGTTTGCTTTTCACTGCCATCACCGTTCACTCTGATTCTGACTGGATTTCTGCCCACCCCGAAGCTCCTCAGGACTTTCAGAGCTTCTACAGCAACCCATACCGCAGCACACCCGACACTGGCCACAAGACCATTTATATTCAAACAATTGGTTAGTCAAAGTCCTCGTATGATGCAATGTTGTATACAGAATAAGTTGCTTTGTAATGTGTTTCTACGGTCCACAGGATCCTTTGGGGATGGAGCTGGGATCACTGAGCAGTATGTGGAGTGGCTGAGGGAGTACTGTGAGGCATTTTACAACGGCCTGACAGTCAAACTCCTACCAGCAGTGACTGTTGCAGCCAGCAGCTGCACATTTCGTGTCAACAGCAACACAAATAACCTGCAGCTTCATGCTGGTGAGTATTATTACATACAATACAGCAAATTTATTGTGGTTGCTTGGAAAGTGTTAGAAGAATTTGGGCCAGTTAATCCCAGTGCCCTGCAGAGGGCAGACAGTGTTCAGATGAATGAAAAGTGGAGCTTTGCTCTTTGGTGagcattttctttccttttcataGGAGACCTATTGGCGTTTTTGAAACAGAGGAAGCCAAAAGATGCATTTTGCATTGTTGGGATCACCATGATTGATTTGTACCCAAAAGACTCCTGGAATTTTGTCTTTGGTCAAGCATCTCTCACTGAAGGTGATATCTAACTGAGGTTTTATTGTCAGATTTTGTTCATGCTAACATTTCTAATGTTTACATTTCCGTTATTGGGTATTACcatatggtggcttagtggttagcatgttgcCTCGCAATAACAGGAGTTTGGATGCTCTCTCCGTGCATCAAGGGTTTCCTTGGGGTACTCTGTTTtcgtcccccagtccaaagacatgtgccgtaggctgattggcatctctaaattgtctgtagtgtgttaatggttgtgtgaatgtgtgtgattgtgccttcgATGGAATGGCacaccgtccagggtgtcccatgtcttgtgccccgagtgtcctgggataggctccaggttccccacgaccctgtgtaggataagcagtacagaaaatgtatggatgatTATTAGCAAATTAAGTTTGAACATTcagcatatatttttttttaacagggttcgtacaaggtgcttgaagtgcttgaatttggctttaaaatttaagtactggaaaaccttgaaaatagccattttttAATCTAGTGGTGCTAACCAATtgcttgaattataaaaagtaaaaacataCGAACTCACTAAAAACTTTAGTGTTCATTTTTGATAGAACAGGAATATAACGTATACAAccattcactcaaaatatgacacCCTGCTCCAGCCCCTCCCTCTCCTTCATTTTCAGTGAGCGCTGGCGACTTCCGGTGACATGAGCGACAGCGCCCATTGgcgactagatgtgggcgtgtccagcaactttgaaagttgagaaaagtttaactttatgcaaactTGGCAacgactaccaatgggagtgaatgTGGTAGAGCGCACGTGATCCGTAGCCACCCGTGCTCACTAGCAGAGGCAGTGCCATTCCGGAAGTGGCCGCTTAGCTTAGGATCTTAGTgggtttaaagcaaaataaataaataaataaaagaaacaataatgaaacacaatccctttttttttttttttttttttttttttttttttttttaaaataagggagtgtagctcctatcttggGTGAAGGGTCTGGCTTGTTGCTGTTTGGTCGGTGTTGCTCATGGCCCCGGAAGTTGCCAGCTCtcgttgaaaatgaatggtctccgGTCGCTGTATGTGTGAGCGTACCTTGAGTTTTTACACGTAAATTTAGCTGAAATCACAGCACACTCGTAATCTTTAACTTATGTGTAGGGTGATTGTCAGACGATGCCGCTGTTATAAATCAGgatttagcagtgcagagcagcagcttggaacTGACTGCTGGTTAAATTGTAGTCTCTTAATGAGTTGCCTTTCTGTCCCATTTCATACTTGCtctgtctgacaacagaaacagaaaaatatgtaaatgagaacagctttatttgGAATACGGttgtattaaaatacagtatgtgagcacagagagtagGAGAGAAGCAAGCAGATGTAAACAGCTGACACTAGGCAAAATGCAAATACGACACGATGACATAATGAATATACTAATTAGTGCATGGCATCATCTAGTGACATTTAGCGACTTTCCACTGAAAGTTGTTGGCAACACTActcctgtcactcacctggAGTATACTGATGTTATGTCGAAGATGAAGCAATGcctgggaaatgcaaatttagtcCTGCATGgctggagaaaaataaaaattggttgtctttggaatttaaaaataaaaaataaagactgttcgaatggttgtgtgtgtgcgcgtgtgtgtgtatgtgtgtgttggaggggaTCAGGTATCAGTATTGCTTACTGGTTATCAGGTTTGcttcacacttccagggttggcagttcgattcccaaCTCCACCCTTTGTGTGCGGAGCTTGTCTGTACTCCCCGTGCTTCTgggttttcctctgggtattccgATAtcgtcccccagtccaaagacatcaaatgtaggctgattgacttCTCTAAATTGTGCATGGTGTATGActgggtatgtgaatgtgtgtgtgattttaccctgcaatgggttggcactccgtccGGGGTGTCCCTGAGTCCCCTGCGAAAGTCTCccggctccccgtgaccctgtgtaggatgagcagtacagaaaatgaaaggatggatggacaccTCTTGTATAGtccatgaaaacaaaaaaaaacaaatagtgcTTGAAAAGTTCTtcaaagtcctggaatttcattatgaagaatTTGTACAAACCCTGTTTTAAGTATCGTTAATTTTGTTGAAAAT
This is a stretch of genomic DNA from Ictalurus punctatus breed USDA103 chromosome 13, Coco_2.0, whole genome shotgun sequence. It encodes these proteins:
- the gna13a gene encoding guanine nucleotide-binding protein subunit alpha-13a, which gives rise to MADFLPSRTAIVCIPSCLLSNNEIEQQRKSKEIDRCINREKTYVKRLVKILLLGAGESGKSTFLKQMRIIHGQDFDQGAKEEFRATIYSNVIKGIRVLVDAREKLHIPWGDSSNQTHGEVLMGFDTRSAMMSQGIVETKVFLHYLPSIHTLWADSGIQSAYDRRREFQLGESVKYFLDSLDRIGQPDYLPTQQDILLARKPTKGIHEYDFEIKNVPFKMVDVGGQRSERRRWFECFDCVTSVLFLASCSEFDQVLMEDRETNRLMESLNIFDTIVNNRVFSKASIILFLNKTDLLEEKVKTVSIIDYFPDFTGEPHNLADVQKFLVECFRGKRREQQVKPFYHHFTTAINTENIRLVFRDVKDTILHENLKQLMLQ
- the LOC108273764 gene encoding archaemetzincin-2 isoform X1, giving the protein MQCLEHPVEKLRSVLLSTRKDLIEAYEQYSREEKCFLDAGLLPGSLLFTAITVHSDSDWISAHPEAPQDFQSFYSNPYRSTPDTGHKTIYIQTIGSFGDGAGITEQYVEWLREYCEAFYNGLTVKLLPAVTVAASSCTFRVNSNTNNLQLHAGDLLAFLKQRKPKDAFCIVGITMIDLYPKDSWNFVFGQASLTEGMGVFSFARYDDDFYKRSYAGRLKKAIKLKPGDYSVFQGYYTPPISSILLLRSCKTLTHEIGHIFGIKHCQWLQCVMQGSNHLEESDRRPLDLCPICLRKLQCAIRFKIADRYKALLQWIDNGTGNSDQQSGKPTLAFQDFRQWLIKCLSILADESI
- the LOC108273764 gene encoding archaemetzincin-2 isoform X2 — protein: MQCLEHPVEKLRSVLLSTRKDLIEAYEQYSREEKCFLDAGLLPGSLLFTAITVHSDSDWISAHPEAPQDFQSFYSNPYRSTPDTGHKTIYIQTIGSFGDGAGITEQYVEWLREYCEAFYNGLTVKLLPAVTVAASSCTFRVNSNTNNLQLHAGDLLAFLKQRKPKDAFCIVGITMIDLYPKDSWNFVFGQASLTEGMGVFSFARYDDDFYKRSYAGRLKKAIKLKPGDYSVFQGYYTPPISSILLLRSCKTLTHEIGHIFGIKHCQWLQCVMQGSNHLEESDRRPLDLCPICLRKLQCAIRFKIADRLCYSG